GCGACCGCGATGCGGTCGCCGCCCATGACGACAAGCCCATCGCGCTCAAGCTCCGCCAGACGGCTCAGCTCCGGCGCGAAGTGGGCGTCGAAATCGATATCGAACTCGCGGGCGATTTCGCTTTTCACCAGCACGCAGTGGCAGAGCAAGCGGTTGATGACAGCGCGCCGCAGCTTATCTTCCTGGCTCACATGCATGCCGCGCATCACCGGTAGGCGGCCCGCTTGAATCGCCTCGTAATAACGCGGCAACTCGCGCCAGTTTTGCGCGTAAGCGTCTTCGAGGCCGCTGATCGAGCTGACACCCATCGCGTAGAGATCGCAGCCCGCCTTCGTCGTGTAGCCCTGAAAGTTGCGGTGCAAGGTGCGCTCGTCCTGTGCGCGGCTGATCTCGTCATCGGGCCGGGCGAAGTGATCCAGGCCGATGTAGCGGAAGCCCGCTTCGGTGAAGCGCTCGATGGCGCTCGTCAGAATGCGGAACTTCTCTATGCCGTCGGGCAGGTGGCGCGCGAAGCTGCCCTGCTGTTTCTTCATCCAGGGGACGTGCGCGTAGCTGAACACGGCGATGCGGTCGGGCCGCATCTTTATGACCTTGTCAATCGTATCGCTGAAGCTGGCGGCGGTCTGGTGCGGCAGCCCGTAGATCAGATCGATGTTGATGCTCTCATAACCGATCTCGCGGCAGTAATCGAACAATTGCCGCGTCGGCTCATAAGGCTGGATGCGGCGGATGGTCTGCTGCACCAGCGGATCGAAATCCTGTATGCCCATGCTGACACGGTTGAAGCCGACGCGCCGCATGGCGAGCGCATGCTCTGGGGTCGTCACACGCGGGTCAACTTCGACGCTGATCTCGGCGCTTTCAGAAAAGCGGAAACGTTTCTGGATGTGGCCGTAGAGGTCTTCGATCTGCGCCGGCGTCAGGTAAGTCGGCGTGCCGCCGCCCCAGTGCAGTTGCTCGACTTTGCGCGACGGCAGCACAGCGGCGCTCAGCCAATCGGTCTCGCGCTTCAGCGCCTCAAGGTAAGGGTGCGCCACCTCATGCTTTTTGCTGATGACCACGTTGCAGCCGCAGTAGAGGCAGAGCGACTCGCAAAAGGGGATGTGAAAGTAGAGCGACAGCGGCGCCGGCTGCGGCTTGCCATTGGCTTCATCGAGCGCCTCACGCCATGCGGCT
The Blastocatellia bacterium DNA segment above includes these coding regions:
- the hemN gene encoding oxygen-independent coproporphyrinogen III oxidase translates to MTTRETLDFTLNGERLAVSPATLEKYNQPGPRYTSYPTAPEWDDQFDEAAWREALDEANGKPQPAPLSLYFHIPFCESLCLYCGCNVVISKKHEVAHPYLEALKRETDWLSAAVLPSRKVEQLHWGGGTPTYLTPAQIEDLYGHIQKRFRFSESAEISVEVDPRVTTPEHALAMRRVGFNRVSMGIQDFDPLVQQTIRRIQPYEPTRQLFDYCREIGYESINIDLIYGLPHQTAASFSDTIDKVIKMRPDRIAVFSYAHVPWMKKQQGSFARHLPDGIEKFRILTSAIERFTEAGFRYIGLDHFARPDDEISRAQDERTLHRNFQGYTTKAGCDLYAMGVSSISGLEDAYAQNWRELPRYYEAIQAGRLPVMRGMHVSQEDKLRRAVINRLLCHCVLVKSEIAREFDIDFDAHFAPELSRLAELERDGLVVMGGDRIAVAPLGRIFIRNVAMVFDAYLNQPEMARRQVFSKTL